AGCGAGGCGCGGAACAGATCCGCCAGGTCTTCGACCGCCTGCTCGGCTGCCGCCGGATTGCTGCGGGTGAGGCTCGCGATCGTGTTCATGCTGTTGAAGAGAAAATGCGGCCGGATGCGCGCCTGCAGGGCGTGAATGCGCGCTTCGGCCTGGCGGCGCACGTTACCCTGCCACTGGGCGGAGACGTAGAAGTAACGCAGCAGTCCGCTGGCCACGATGCCGCCGATGGCGAGGTTGCGGGCAGCGAAGAACCGGTGGTCGGTGGGCAGCCAGCCGTCGTTCGCCACGCCCGGTGCGACGAAGTAACCGACCCAGTAGATGGCCTCCGATACGATCAGCACATTGACCAGCACGGCCCCGAGCGCCAGAGCGCTGCCCTGGCGCAGCGGGAGGCGTGCAGCCCAGGGGCGCACCGCGCAGAGCACGGCGGCCGAGGTCAGCGACAGCCATTGCAGTACGACGGAAGTGCGGCCGAGATCGGCAAAGAAACTGACCCATTCATCCTGGCGGGCGAGCGCCAGGGTAATGGCGACGAGCTCGGCAATGAGCACCACGCCCAGGACCGCCATGGGCGCGCAAAGATCGGGAAGGTAGCTGCAGGTGTCGGCGCGCGGCCTGTCCGGTGTGTCGGTCACCGGGTGGGCGGCGTCACTCGCCGCACCACTCTTCCACGGTCCGGCGAGCCTCGAGGCGAGCTGCATCGATCTGTTCATCGCTGAGGTAGTTGCGTTGGCCGTCCGGGCCCGGTTTGTAGAGCCGGTGGGCGGTCTCGTACTTCTGCAGTCGCTCCCGGGCCTTCGCGCAGCCCTGCTCGCGCTCGCTCAGGACCTTCTCGCGGTCGGTGTCATCGCTGGCCTGGTCCTCGGCCTGCTGCTTCTCGCGCAGCTGGGCGACCGATTGTGCTTCCGCGCGATTCTTCGTCGCGGCGGCGAGCGCCGGGGAGTCGGTGAGCTTGTAGCGCAGGCTCAGTTCCTGGGCGGCCTCTGCGCCCTCCGGCGGCCGGTCCTGGTAGTGGGGGGTGCCATCCGGGTCCACCCACCGGTACACGGTACCTTCATCGGCAGCGCCGGCCAGCGTGGCCAGCGCACCCGACAGGACGATCCCCATCACGGCGGCAGAGGCTTTCATTGCGTTCGCCCTCGCATCTCACAACGCCGGCGGGTACAGCAGCCCGAGAAAGAATGGCCCGCGGCGCCGGCAATTATGCCACCGCCCCGGGCCAGGAAGTTTGAACGCCGTCACGCAAAAGCGCGCTCGCCAACGAGGCGGATGGCCGCGGCGCAGGCCCCGGGCGGCACGCGTCGGCCGCGGCACCGGCCCGGACGCGCGGTACTCAGGTGTAGGCGCTCTCCCCGTGCGAGCTCGTGTCGAGACCGGCACGCTCCTCGTCTTCGGTCACGCGCAGACCGATGGTCGCGTTCACGATCGCGTAGCCCGCCACCGACACCAGGCCGGAGAGCAGCACGGTCACGCCCACGCCCCAGAGCTGGCTCACGAACTGCGCGCCGATGGAGTACTCCGCCACCGCGCCGGCCACGTAGTCGTAGACGCCGGTGCCGCCGAGCGCGGGGTCGCAGAACACTGCGGTCAGGAGCGCGCCAAGAATGCCGCCGACGCAGTGCACGCCGAAGACATCGAGAGAGTCGTCGTAGCCGAGGGCCGCCTTGAGCCGGGTGACCGCCAGCAGGCACACGACGCCGGCGAGCAGGCCGATGATGATCGAGCCCATCGGCCCGACCCAGCCGCAGGCCGGCGTGATGGCGACCAGGCCCGCGACCGCTCCGGACGCCGCACCGAGCATGGTCGGCGTACCGCGCCAGAACCATTCGGCGAAGGTCCAGGCAAGCGCCGCTGCCGCCGTGGCGAGGATCGTATTGGCGAACACCTGCGCGGTGAGGCCATTGGCTTCGAGATTGGAGCCGGCGTTGAAGCCGAACCAGCCGACCCACAGCAGCGAGGCGCCGATCATCACCATCGGCAGGTTGTGCGGCGGCATGGGCGCCCTGCCGTAGCCGACGCGCTTGCCGGCGAACACGGCGCCGACGATCCCGGCGATGCCCGCGTTGATATGCACGACCGTGCCGCCCGCGAAGTCGAGCGCGCCCTTCTGGAAGATGAACCCGGCACTGGCGCCGGCCACGGCCGCCGCCTCGGCGTCCGTGTAGGCGTCGGGGCCCGCCCAGAACCAGACCATGTGGGCCACCGGCAGGTAGGCAAAGGTGAACCAGATGACCAGGAACAGCAGCA
This genomic interval from Gammaproteobacteria bacterium contains the following:
- a CDS encoding ammonium transporter — translated: MLAALSPLAAVAGDTPTPDKGDTAWVLTATVLVILMTIPGLALFYGGMVRGKNVLSVLMQVFMTFCLMALLWAIYGYSLAFTAGNAFLGGLDRAFLAGLTPESLAATFSRGVYIPEFSYFVFQLTFAAITPCLIVGAFAERLKFSAVLLFLVIWFTFAYLPVAHMVWFWAGPDAYTDAEAAAVAGASAGFIFQKGALDFAGGTVVHINAGIAGIVGAVFAGKRVGYGRAPMPPHNLPMVMIGASLLWVGWFGFNAGSNLEANGLTAQVFANTILATAAAALAWTFAEWFWRGTPTMLGAASGAVAGLVAITPACGWVGPMGSIIIGLLAGVVCLLAVTRLKAALGYDDSLDVFGVHCVGGILGALLTAVFCDPALGGTGVYDYVAGAVAEYSIGAQFVSQLWGVGVTVLLSGLVSVAGYAIVNATIGLRVTEDEERAGLDTSSHGESAYT
- a CDS encoding DUF4124 domain-containing protein, which translates into the protein MKASAAVMGIVLSGALATLAGAADEGTVYRWVDPDGTPHYQDRPPEGAEAAQELSLRYKLTDSPALAAATKNRAEAQSVAQLREKQQAEDQASDDTDREKVLSEREQGCAKARERLQKYETAHRLYKPGPDGQRNYLSDEQIDAARLEARRTVEEWCGE
- a CDS encoding histidine kinase encodes the protein MNRSMQLASRLAGPWKSGAASDAAHPVTDTPDRPRADTCSYLPDLCAPMAVLGVVLIAELVAITLALARQDEWVSFFADLGRTSVVLQWLSLTSAAVLCAVRPWAARLPLRQGSALALGAVLVNVLIVSEAIYWVGYFVAPGVANDGWLPTDHRFFAARNLAIGGIVASGLLRYFYVSAQWQGNVRRQAEARIHALQARIRPHFLFNSMNTIASLTRSNPAAAEQAVEDLADLFRASLNDERRFITLAEEFEITRVYERMEQHRLGERLRVEWQTGALPADAMLPGLTVQPLLENAIYHGVERLAECAVVRIGGECDGNSLRLTVTNPTPAQGSAERSGNQIALENIRQRLELAYGERAGLRVEERPGEFRVTLWLPYRKAGR